Genomic window (Rhizobium brockwellii):
ACAAGCGGCTGATCTTCGGCGGTCGCGCCCGGTTTTCCGCCACGTCCGATCAACGATCGGACGCAAGGAGCGGCGACATTCTCCGCGCCAGCCTGGCTGAAATCTTCCCCCAGCTTGCCGGCGTCGAGATCGACTATTGCTGGGGCGGCCTCGTCGACATGACCAAGGATCGCTATCCGCGTGCCGGCTATGTCGATGGTGTCTGGTATGCCATGGGCTATTCCGGCCACGGCGCCCAGCTCTCCACCCACCTCGGCTTGATCATGGCCGACGCCATCCTCGGCAAAGCTGACCGTAACCCGATCAAGGGGCTCGACTGGCCGGCCGTCCCCGGCCATTTCGGAAAACCGTGGTTCCTGCCGCTCGTCGGGCTCTATTACAAGACGCTCGATCGCTTCCAGTAACGGGCCGGATCAGTCCGATTGCAGCCGAAGCGGCTCGATGGGGGCAGGATTGCGATGAGCGCCTGCGCGGCGGTCAACTACCTCGCCTCGCTGACGGGATAGATCCTGAAAATCCCAAGGCTGTTATCAGTCGTGATCGCTGCAATACCCGCCTCATATGCGGCGCGGACGATTGCCTCATGCAATTTCTCCGGCTCGCTCTCTCCGGTAAGGACCTCCAAACAGATTCTCACCGCCGTGAGAAATTCCTCACCATCGTCGGTGGGCCATTCCTTCAGCAACAGTTGGGCAGCCTCGCGAGCGGTATGGATCACCTTGCGATCTTTCCCTTCCGCAAAAACCAGAATTATCGTTGGGAAACTTTTGAACATATCGAATCTCATTGCCCCCTGAACTCCGCGGGACGGCCAGTGCCAATGCCGGGCCATGGTTTCGGACCGGGATTGGCCACACATGCTCGTCAACCATCTTCCGTGTCGTTTCGACAATCACGTCGTCTTTCTTCCCGTTGGTGGGAAGCAAGCTTGGCTTTTAGCTCGCGGGCTGCCGCCTCAAGGAGCCGATTGAATTCTTCGGAGGTCACGCCATCCGCGCGCATCACCATGGCGATCAGTGGATCACCAAGAGCTTCGGTTATCGTCAGCTCATCGTTCTTTCCGGCAGTTGCGCCAACGGAGCAACAATATCCCGAGGAAAATAGTGCGATCATGGACATGCCCTACATTCGGGGTGTTTGGAGGGAGAGCAGCTTGGCCTTGTCGCCTTTGAGGTCCAATATCCATTGGCGTCCCCCGGCGACCGAGTGTCTCGAAAGGCACTTTTGGGCGATCTGCGACACGGCAAGGCCGGCGACCAATGGGCTGTCGACGGTCGCCGGCGGCGCGCGTAAGTCGTCGGTTGTGACTTGGGTAGCGCAATGGCAGACGGAACATGCGTCCTCATGCACCAAGGCCAAAGGGCCTGCCATGCAATAGTTTGCAGAGCGGCCCACATGCAGATGAGGCGGCAGGCCAGCTTCCAATGCTCGACAGGCTGACAGGAGATCTTGGGCTGGACGAGAATCGCCGCCGGCGAGGATGAAGAACGGGTTATTAGCGTAGTTTGCGATTAACCGTAGCGCCGAGGCGCCTTCCGCAAATTCCGGCAGCGCGAAGACAGTGGCCGAGAAACCCGCGGCCAGATGGGTCGCCAGCCTGTCCGTCTTCAGCCAGCCGAGATCAGCCTCGCTTGCCCATGGGAGATGGTTCAAGTCGTTCTCATCGATACGATCCGCATCCACGAGAAGGAAATGACGCGCGCCGAGGGCCGCGAGCTGTATGGCGATCTGTGAGCCCAAGCCGCCGCATCCGATGATGACGAAGTCGATTTCGCCAAACAGTGCAATGTCGCGTTGCCAAGGGCAAAGAGGCGCCAGGAAGGCGTCGTGATGATCGACTGCGGCGGAGTCGTATTCGTCCTCCGCCGGCATATCGAGAGCCTTCAACGAGACGACGAATGCAGGCCTGGTAGCATGGGGACTCTGTTCCTCGACAGAATCGGCACTATTGCCGGTGAACAGAGCCCCCCGGCCGCCCCGCCCCAGGCTGTGGGTGACGAGGTTCGGGAAGTCGACGGACTCGCTGGCGGCCGCCGATAATCGCTTGGACCGATAATTGACCATCACATCGCCTCCATCTCGCTGGGCGCAACTCCGCGGATCGTCGCGGCGTAGTGACCGTAGTCCTCGCCCATCGCATAGTCGGGGGTCTTCACAATCACGTGGAATTTGCCGTCGTACCACAGGCTGACATTGTCGCCGCTGTGATCGATCTCTCGCCGGCCCATCCGAGGATCGATCGGCTCCTTGCCGCGCAGCAGCATCTGTCCGATATCCCAGGCTTGGCGATCGAGAACGCGCTGGCGCTCGGCAAGATGCGCCTGCCGGTGCGCAATGGGTTCTTCGGCAAGCAACTGGCCGACGAGGAACAAGATCCGACTGCTCCAGGAAGGAATGGCGGCGATGTCTGGGAGGTCGAGGAGGACATCGCCGCCGAGACGTTCGATCCCTTTCCGAGCGATGTCGATAAGCGGGACTTGCCGCGCGGCATAGGCGATTATGAATGCCGCTTTCCGGGCGCGTCGCTGAGGATCCGCCTCGGTGGATAGGCATGCCATGCGCAAGGCGCACTCCCAGGGAATGGTGTAGGCCATATGCAGGATGCTCTCGAGCGTCTGTAGGTCCTTCTTGTATGGGGAAACATATTGGAACTCACCGGGCAGGGATGCCGCCGCCGAGGTCGTATAGAACCCGAGCAGGATATTCCCCGCCTCATGAAGCAGTTGGGCGGCTGTCGCGGCATGATCGCCGGCGCGCAATCTCTCTCTGGAAAGGACGATGAGCGCGCTGCCCGGCAATTCGTTCGAACTCGAAAAGGAGCACTGCGGTTCGCGCCGCACGCCAACGTAAAGCGTATGCAGGCCGGCGATCAGACGCTGATGGCCATACTCGTCCAAGTCCGCGATCAATGCGAAGGCCTTCTCCAGATGGTCGGCGAGTCGATCCAATTCCGCATCGTCGGTGATCGAATAGCCGGGCCGGGGGTAGTCCGGCATGCATCGGCGGAGGAGGGCTTGCATGATACGGCTTCGCGCCGGACTTTCGATGTGCACGAGGCCGATGCCGCAAGAGAGCCGGCACGCTGTCTGACGTTCGAGTTCAAGATCCGATGCGATCAGATCCGGCTGCAGATAGCGGCCGACGACCTGCACATCGGGGCGGGCTGCCTGCCATTCCAGACTGCGCGCGAGCGCACCCATCCAGGCTGCAAGTACGGATGAACGGTAAGGGTCGGCGCCGACCGGTCCGGCAACCGCTGGCGGAAGCTCCGGCAGACGAGTGTATCCGCCATCTGCAAGGTCGGGGAAATAACCTGACAGTGCCTCTACCCCAGCCGAACAACCGGCGAGCTTCGAAGCCGCCGCAAGCGTGCGGCCATATTCGAAGCGTCGCTTCAAAAGGTTGCGTGTTGCCACGCGCTGCAGGGAGACGGAACTTGCCATCAGGGGATTGCGCTTGAGCAGGAGGCGCGCCTCATCTGCCAACTGTTGTATGCGGGACGCGGACATGGCAGCCTCCGTGAGTTTGTCTTCGGGCGGATCAAGGTTGCATCTCGGGCAAAAATGCCTGAGTTCGGGACGGCTTCGTCCGGCATCGGAACGTTGCTCGTCGTCGGTTGAGAGGCACTATTCCCCAAGGGCGTCATTCGCCCGCCAGTTTGGCGTTAAAAATCCGTAAAAATGACGTAAACAATGAAAAAGCCTCCTCGATCGAGGAGGCTTGGAATTCTGGATAACGCAGCCGCGGCAGTCAGATCGCCAGAGCCGCCTGGACCGCCGCCCGCGCATTCGGCAGGCCCGACCCGAAGAAATAGGCCGCGTCGAGAGCGTCCTCGCTTTCTGCATTCATGCAATCCGCCGTCAGTTTCCTCGTTCCGGGTACGACAATAGCGTCCAGTCGGGACGCGGCCTTGAGAATGGACTTGACGTGGGGCCCCGAGAGGCGGTCACCGGGATTGTGGCGGCTTTTGTAGGCCCGCTGTATCAGGGCGCATAACCCCCCCACCTGCGCCGACGCGCCTGATGTGCCCCCGAAGGGGGTGTAGTACCCGCCCCCGATGCCCGGATTGGTTCCGAACGGCACGATGGCCGACCAGGGATCGGAACCAAGATTATAGCCGAAAATCCCCGGCAGGTCCGTCGTCAGCAGCGAGAAGTGCGAATAGTAGTATTCCCGCGTTCGAAAAGCGCTGTAGTCGTGCTGCGCGGCAAAGGGAGAAAGCCGGTCGAGGCGCAACTGATGCCTGTTGAAGATCTCCCCGTCGTCAGAGGGGGAGACTACCGTCAATCCTTCGCCGTAATTGCTGTAGCCCGAACGGAAGCCTTCGACGGTAACGGCCCCGACTGCAATGATGCCGTTGTCGTCGGCGGCAAGACTTGCCGGATAGATCAACTGGCTCTCGCCACTGTTTCCCGCCGCGCAGACGATCGGAATGTGCCGGCTGATGGCGAGGATGAGCTGTTTGAGGATATGCCACGGGCGATCCGGATTGGAACCTTTCTGCGCAGCCTTCGGCTCCAGTTCAGGCCCACCCTGGTCAGCAACGGCAATGCGTGTGAACAGATTGGCGACATCCTGGTTTTTCCATATTTCCAGGTCGGCCTTCAGCTCATTCTTCGGATCGACGATGCTGCGTTTCGGGTCCGGCAGACCGCGCGGCATGACGATTACGTCCGCCTTTTGATGATAGGCATAAAGAAAGGCCGCAATGAACTGCCGGACATCGTCTTCGAAGGACGTTCTGATCGAGATGAGCTTTGAGAAAGGATCTACGCCGAAATAGGGGATGACATTGCGATTGCCGCTCGTGCGCAGCTCGTCGCCGTTCCCATAGAAGGCTCCTTCCGGCGGAAGGCTTGGGGTGCCTTCTTCCGCAACAACGGCGGGTTCGCCGACGATCAGCCCTGCGCAGCAGGTGCCATGCGACGCAAAAAGGGATTCCGGATTGTAGAGCCGCCGGAGTACCCCTTCCGACGCGGCGTATTCGGCAACCAGATCACTGAGATAGTCCCGGTCGTCGTTCGAAAGGCCGATATTGCCGAGCGGAGCGATGTCGAGCCCGGCAAAGAAGGCATGCCTTTCTTCGCCGTCGAAGGACGTGGTCGTATCGAGAATTTCGAGCACGCGCGCGCCGTAGCGATGGGTCGTCAAATCGATTGACGCCTCCCGGTCAAGCCGGGTTGCCAGATTGGGATGATCCGGAGATACGCCGACATCGATCAACGCAACCCGGGCGGGTCGCAACGGGCCGGCGGAAGCGATGGCATCCCAGACCGTGCCGGTGATGAGGGGATCGGGGAGCGCGCGTGCGGCGCTAGCATCAAGTGCTGGTGGCG
Coding sequences:
- a CDS encoding DUF982 domain-containing protein, which translates into the protein MRFDMFKSFPTIILVFAEGKDRKVIHTAREAAQLLLKEWPTDDGEEFLTAVRICLEVLTGESEPEKLHEAIVRAAYEAGIAAITTDNSLGIFRIYPVSEAR
- a CDS encoding ThiF family adenylyltransferase, giving the protein MMVNYRSKRLSAAASESVDFPNLVTHSLGRGGRGALFTGNSADSVEEQSPHATRPAFVVSLKALDMPAEDEYDSAAVDHHDAFLAPLCPWQRDIALFGEIDFVIIGCGGLGSQIAIQLAALGARHFLLVDADRIDENDLNHLPWASEADLGWLKTDRLATHLAAGFSATVFALPEFAEGASALRLIANYANNPFFILAGGDSRPAQDLLSACRALEAGLPPHLHVGRSANYCMAGPLALVHEDACSVCHCATQVTTDDLRAPPATVDSPLVAGLAVSQIAQKCLSRHSVAGGRQWILDLKGDKAKLLSLQTPRM
- a CDS encoding aKG-HExxH-type peptide beta-hydroxylase, with the protein product MSASRIQQLADEARLLLKRNPLMASSVSLQRVATRNLLKRRFEYGRTLAAASKLAGCSAGVEALSGYFPDLADGGYTRLPELPPAVAGPVGADPYRSSVLAAWMGALARSLEWQAARPDVQVVGRYLQPDLIASDLELERQTACRLSCGIGLVHIESPARSRIMQALLRRCMPDYPRPGYSITDDAELDRLADHLEKAFALIADLDEYGHQRLIAGLHTLYVGVRREPQCSFSSSNELPGSALIVLSRERLRAGDHAATAAQLLHEAGNILLGFYTTSAAASLPGEFQYVSPYKKDLQTLESILHMAYTIPWECALRMACLSTEADPQRRARKAAFIIAYAARQVPLIDIARKGIERLGGDVLLDLPDIAAIPSWSSRILFLVGQLLAEEPIAHRQAHLAERQRVLDRQAWDIGQMLLRGKEPIDPRMGRREIDHSGDNVSLWYDGKFHVIVKTPDYAMGEDYGHYAATIRGVAPSEMEAM
- a CDS encoding S8 family serine peptidase, yielding MTDQTQMPEPAPINYYYLWHLTALGVVDAEYGSVPAAPPALDASAARALPDPLITGTVWDAIASAGPLRPARVALIDVGVSPDHPNLATRLDREASIDLTTHRYGARVLEILDTTTSFDGEERHAFFAGLDIAPLGNIGLSNDDRDYLSDLVAEYAASEGVLRRLYNPESLFASHGTCCAGLIVGEPAVVAEEGTPSLPPEGAFYGNGDELRTSGNRNVIPYFGVDPFSKLISIRTSFEDDVRQFIAAFLYAYHQKADVIVMPRGLPDPKRSIVDPKNELKADLEIWKNQDVANLFTRIAVADQGGPELEPKAAQKGSNPDRPWHILKQLILAISRHIPIVCAAGNSGESQLIYPASLAADDNGIIAVGAVTVEGFRSGYSNYGEGLTVVSPSDDGEIFNRHQLRLDRLSPFAAQHDYSAFRTREYYYSHFSLLTTDLPGIFGYNLGSDPWSAIVPFGTNPGIGGGYYTPFGGTSGASAQVGGLCALIQRAYKSRHNPGDRLSGPHVKSILKAASRLDAIVVPGTRKLTADCMNAESEDALDAAYFFGSGLPNARAAVQAALAI